The DNA region GAGGACGGGGGGTTCTGCACAACGGGTGCACACGCGGAGCCCCCGACTGTGCCAGGATCACCAGCAGTAGTTCCTGCCACTCTCCAGCAGGCCGGCCGATTCGTCGCATGCACTGGAGGGTCCGAACTTTGACCGTTGCGAGCAGCCCCGCACCGAGCGCCATCGTGGTACCGGTCGTCGACTATGAACCGGCCATCGGTACCGGGCCGGCGCCGCCGGCGCCACCGCGCCCACCGACACCGCGCCTGCGGGCGGTGCCCGCCGGTGCTGCCGCCGGGCCCTCGGAACACCTCGCCGCCGCCGCGGCCTTCGCCGATGCCGCGCTGCGCACCGTGCTCGAGGTCATCGACCGACGGCGGCCACCGACCCAGCTGCGTCCGCTGATGCCGCCCGGGCTCGCCGACTCCGTGCTCGCGTTCACCCGGGGCGGGCGCGCCCGGGACGGCGCGGCGGTCCTGCGCCGGGCCCGGGTGCAGGCCTGTGACCGCGCCGAGCGCACCTTCGAGGTCGCGGCCACCTACTCCCGGCGCAACCGGTTGCACGCGATCGCGTGCCGGGTGGAATGGCGCCGCACCACCCACGGCCGCCGATGGCAGATCGTCGCGCTGCACATCGGCTGAACCGTCAGTTCTTGCGGGACGCCTTGGCGGCCTTGCGGGCGGCCTCGCGGCGTTCCCGGCGCGTGCCGCCCTCGCCGGCGGCAGCCGCGGCGGCCGAGCGCCGCCCGGCCGCGCCGGAGCGCTGCACCGCGGCCTCGCCGTCCTCCGCGGGACCGGTGTAGGTCAGCGGAGGCGTCGACTCGCCGTTGTCGATTCCTTTGGCGCGCAAGCCCACCGGGGCCGCATGCCGCGGTCCGGCCGGCTGGTCCTGGCCCGCCGCGGGAGCAGTCCGCTTGGCGGCCGCCTCCGCGAACTCGGCCAGACCCTGCGGGGTCTCCACCGGGGCCACGGCCGGCGCGGGGGCGGCCTCGACCTGCACGTTGAACAGGAAACCCACCGACTCTTCCTTGAGCGCGTCGAGCATCGCCCGGAACATGTCGTAGCCCTCGCGTTGGTACTCGACCAGGGGATCGCGTTGAGCCATCGCACGCAGACCGATGCCCTCCTTGAGATAGTCCATCTCGTAGAGGTGCTCGCGCCACTTGCGGTCGATCACGTTGAGCAACACATTGCGTTCGAGCTGACGCATCGCGCCCTCGCCCGCGAGCTCCTCCAACTCGGCCTCGCGGCGCGCGTAGGCCGCCTTGGCGTCGTCGAGCAGGGCCGTCAGCAGCTCCTCGCGGGTCAACTCGCCAGCCTCACCGACGGCGTCGAGGTCCAGCAGATCGCGGTGATCGATACCCACCGGGTACAGCGTCTTGAGCGCCTCCCAGAGCTTCTCCAGATCCCAGTCCTCGGCGTAGCCCTCGGCGGTGGCGCCCTCCACATAGGCGGTGACGACGTCGACCAGCATGTCGAGGGCCTGCTGCTGCAAATCCTCGCCCTCGAGGATCCGGCGGCGCTCGGCGTAGATGACCTTGCGCTGCAGGTTCATCACCTCGTCGTACTTGAGGACGTTCTTGCGGACCTCGAAGTTCTGCTGTTCGACCTGCGTCTGGGCGCTCTTGATGGCCCGGGTCACCATCTTGGCCTCGATCGGCACGTCGTCGGGCAGGTTGAGCCGGGTCAGCAGGGACTCCAGGGTCGCGCCGTTGAAGCGCCGCATCAACTCGTCGCCCAGCGACAGATAGAACCGGGACTCGCCCGGGTCACCCTGGCGGCCCGAGCGACCCCGCAGCTGGTTGTCGATGCGCCGGGATTCGTGCCGCTCGGTGCCCAGCACGTACAGCCCGCCAGCGGCTCGGACCTGGTCGGCCTCGTCGGCGGCCTCGGCCTTGATGGTCTCGAGCATGTCGTCCCAGGCCGCTTCGTACTCTTCGGGCGTCTCGATCGGGTCCAGGCCCTTTTCCCGCAGCCGCTTGTCGGCCAGGAAGTCGACGTTGCCGCCCAGCACGATGTCGGTGCCACGGCCGGCCATGTTGGTGGCCACGGTGACCGCACCGCGCCGGCCGGCCTCGGCGATGATGTTCGCCTCTTGCTCGTGGTACTTGGCGTTGAGCACGTTGTGCGGGATCCGGCGCTTGGTGAACTGGCGCGACAGGTACTCGGAGCGCTCGACGCTGGTGGTGCCGATCAGGACCGGCTGGCCCTTCTCGTAGCGCTCGGCGACATCGTCGACCACCGCGATGTACTTGGCTTCCTCGGTCTTGTAGATCAGGTCGGACTGGTCAGCGCGGACCATCTCCCGGTTGGTCGGGATCGGCACCACACCCAGCTTGTAGATCTCGTGCAGCTCGGCGGCCTCGGTCTGGGCCGTACCGGTCATGCCGGAGAGTTTGTCGTAGAGCCGGAAGTAGTTCTGCAGCGTGATGGTGGCCAGCGTCTGGTTCTCGGCCTTGATCTCGACGTGCTCCTTGGCCTCGATGGCCTGGTGCATGCCCTCGTTGTAGCGCCGGCCGGTCAGCACCCGGCCGGTGAACTCGTCGACGATGACGACCTCGCCGTTGCGGACGATGTAGTCCTTGTCGCGGTGGAACAGCTCCTTGGCCTTGATGGCGTTGTTGAGGTAGCTGACCAGCGGCGAGTTGGCCGCCTCGTAGAGGTTGTCGATGCCGAGTTGATCCTCGACGAACTCGACACCGAGTTCGTGCACGCCGATGGTGCGCTTGCGCAGGTCCACCTCGTAGTGGGTGTCCTTCTCCATCATCGGCACGATGCGGGCGAACTCCTGATACCAGTGCGCGGCGCCGCCGTCGGCCGGACCGGAGATGATCAGCGGCGTCCGCGCCTCGTCGATGAGGATCGAGTCCACCTCGTCGACCACGGCGAAGTTGTGGCCGCGCTGCACCATGTCGTCCACCGAGTGCGTCATGTTGTCGCGCAGGTAGTCGAAGCCGAACTCGTTGTTGGTGCCGTAGGTGATGTCGGCGCCATAGGCCACCCGGCGTTCCTCGGGCGTCATCTGCGACAGGATCACGCCGACGTCCAGGCCGAGGAAGCGGTGCACCCGGCCCATCCATTCGCTGTCACGTCGGGCCAGGTAGTCGTTCACGGTGACGACGTGCACGCCCTTGCCGCTCAGCGCGTTGAGGTAGGCCGGCAGCACACAGGTCAGGGTCTTGCCCTCACCGGTCTTCATCTCCGCGACGTTGCCGAAGTGCAGTGCCGCACCACCCATGATCTGCACGTGGAACGGCCGCTGGGACAGCACTCGCCAGGCCGCCTCTCGGGCCACGGCGTACGCCTCGGGAAGCAGGTCGTCAAGGCTGGTACCAGCCGCAACGCGCTTTTTGAACTCGTCGGTCTTGGCGCGCAATTCGTCGTCGGTGAGCTTCTCGACGTCATCCGAAAGGGAGTTGACGTAGTCGGCCACCCCGTTGAGGCGTTTGACCATACGGCCTTCACCCAGGCGCAACAGCTTGGACAG from Mycolicibacterium sp. MU0053 includes:
- a CDS encoding Rv3235 family protein, which encodes MTVASSPAPSAIVVPVVDYEPAIGTGPAPPAPPRPPTPRLRAVPAGAAAGPSEHLAAAAAFADAALRTVLEVIDRRRPPTQLRPLMPPGLADSVLAFTRGGRARDGAAVLRRARVQACDRAERTFEVAATYSRRNRLHAIACRVEWRRTTHGRRWQIVALHIG
- the secA gene encoding preprotein translocase subunit SecA, which produces MLSKLLRLGEGRMVKRLNGVADYVNSLSDDVEKLTDDELRAKTDEFKKRVAAGTSLDDLLPEAYAVAREAAWRVLSQRPFHVQIMGGAALHFGNVAEMKTGEGKTLTCVLPAYLNALSGKGVHVVTVNDYLARRDSEWMGRVHRFLGLDVGVILSQMTPEERRVAYGADITYGTNNEFGFDYLRDNMTHSVDDMVQRGHNFAVVDEVDSILIDEARTPLIISGPADGGAAHWYQEFARIVPMMEKDTHYEVDLRKRTIGVHELGVEFVEDQLGIDNLYEAANSPLVSYLNNAIKAKELFHRDKDYIVRNGEVVIVDEFTGRVLTGRRYNEGMHQAIEAKEHVEIKAENQTLATITLQNYFRLYDKLSGMTGTAQTEAAELHEIYKLGVVPIPTNREMVRADQSDLIYKTEEAKYIAVVDDVAERYEKGQPVLIGTTSVERSEYLSRQFTKRRIPHNVLNAKYHEQEANIIAEAGRRGAVTVATNMAGRGTDIVLGGNVDFLADKRLREKGLDPIETPEEYEAAWDDMLETIKAEAADEADQVRAAGGLYVLGTERHESRRIDNQLRGRSGRQGDPGESRFYLSLGDELMRRFNGATLESLLTRLNLPDDVPIEAKMVTRAIKSAQTQVEQQNFEVRKNVLKYDEVMNLQRKVIYAERRRILEGEDLQQQALDMLVDVVTAYVEGATAEGYAEDWDLEKLWEALKTLYPVGIDHRDLLDLDAVGEAGELTREELLTALLDDAKAAYARREAELEELAGEGAMRQLERNVLLNVIDRKWREHLYEMDYLKEGIGLRAMAQRDPLVEYQREGYDMFRAMLDALKEESVGFLFNVQVEAAPAPAVAPVETPQGLAEFAEAAAKRTAPAAGQDQPAGPRHAAPVGLRAKGIDNGESTPPLTYTGPAEDGEAAVQRSGAAGRRSAAAAAAGEGGTRRERREAARKAAKASRKN